One part of the Verrucomicrobiales bacterium genome encodes these proteins:
- a CDS encoding POT family MFS transporter, which produces MAKQPYATAPFPVSTMPPGVPYIIGNEAAERFSYYGMRAILMVFMTQYLRDKAGEKAPLSKDEAMVYYHSFQSAAYFFPMLGALLADVFLGKYWTIMVLSIVYCFGHLALALDDTLTGLTIGLTLIAIGSGGIKPCVSAHVGDQFGKNNRHLLEKVFYWFYFSINAGSFVSTLWIPKLLREHGPNVAFGVPGLLMLVATWVFWLGRHRFVHIPAAGMGFVKEVFSREGLGVMARLSVIYLFIAAFWCLSDQAYSAWVLQADHMNRVFLGSEWLPDQVNAVNPLLVLVFIPLFSYVLYPAVGRIVELTALRKIGLGLVMPVIAFVLSAWIEREIAAGQRPNIVWQLLGHALLTAGEVLAYGTCLEFSYRQAPPRMKSIIMSLMLASISLGNGLTAVVNHWNQNSDGTSKLSGSDYYLAFALFMAVATVVYVPFAMRFKERSYLQGETSSSGS; this is translated from the coding sequence ATGGCTAAGCAACCTTACGCGACCGCTCCGTTCCCCGTTTCGACCATGCCTCCCGGCGTGCCCTACATCATCGGCAACGAAGCGGCAGAGCGTTTTTCTTATTATGGGATGCGCGCCATCCTGATGGTGTTCATGACGCAGTATCTGCGCGACAAGGCCGGTGAAAAGGCCCCGCTCAGCAAGGACGAGGCCATGGTCTATTACCATTCGTTTCAATCGGCTGCTTACTTTTTTCCGATGCTGGGAGCTTTATTGGCCGACGTGTTTCTGGGGAAATATTGGACGATTATGGTGCTCTCGATCGTCTATTGTTTCGGGCATTTGGCTTTGGCTCTGGACGACACTTTGACCGGTTTGACCATCGGTCTGACCTTGATCGCCATCGGCTCAGGCGGAATCAAGCCCTGCGTTTCGGCCCATGTGGGCGATCAATTTGGGAAGAACAATCGTCATCTCCTGGAGAAGGTCTTTTATTGGTTCTATTTCTCGATCAACGCGGGATCGTTTGTCTCAACCCTCTGGATCCCCAAACTCCTGCGGGAACACGGACCCAATGTGGCGTTTGGTGTTCCGGGGTTGCTCATGTTGGTGGCTACCTGGGTTTTTTGGCTGGGACGTCACCGGTTCGTGCATATTCCGGCGGCGGGCATGGGTTTTGTGAAGGAGGTATTCAGTCGCGAGGGCCTGGGAGTCATGGCGCGGCTCAGCGTCATCTACCTGTTCATCGCCGCCTTCTGGTGCCTGAGCGATCAGGCCTATTCCGCCTGGGTTCTGCAGGCGGACCACATGAATCGGGTGTTCCTGGGAAGCGAGTGGTTGCCGGATCAGGTGAACGCGGTCAATCCGCTGCTCGTCCTGGTCTTTATCCCCTTGTTTTCGTACGTACTCTATCCGGCGGTGGGTCGGATCGTGGAGTTGACGGCCCTGCGGAAGATAGGTCTGGGATTGGTCATGCCCGTGATCGCTTTCGTTCTTTCCGCCTGGATCGAGCGGGAGATCGCCGCGGGCCAGCGGCCCAACATCGTTTGGCAGCTCTTGGGGCATGCGTTGCTGACGGCGGGGGAGGTGCTCGCCTATGGGACTTGCCTCGAGTTTTCGTATCGCCAGGCCCCTCCGCGCATGAAGTCGATCATCATGTCGCTGATGCTGGCTTCAATCTCCCTGGGCAACGGTCTGACGGCAGTGGTGAATCATTGGAATCAGAATTCCGACGGTACCTCCAAGTTGAGCGGGTCGGACTACTACCTGGCCTTTGCCTTGTTCATGGCGGTAGCCACCGTGGTCTACGTGCCCTTTGCGATGCGTTTTAAGGAGCGTTCCTATCTGCAGGGGGAGACAAGCAGTAGTGGTTCGTGA
- a CDS encoding thioredoxin family protein has product MECRKHRLLQVWMALAGALALWGTTFPLCANQWLTDYPAAKALARQQNKLVLINFTGSDWCGWCMKLKEEVFDQPEFRAYAAQNLVLLEVDIPKKKSLSEAQLSANRALVGRYNAQGKPTLVVLGPNGDEIGRTGYRPGGPKPLIAALQQMSGKPASAPSGQPHLATAEKTAPTAPAPSGKSLLPWVTGNARASKPAEDDLRLKSISGPPKRRVALINNETLAAGDDVRVVVGNKTVRVHCIEIRDTSVIIRVDSEEQDRELRLSR; this is encoded by the coding sequence ATGGAATGCCGCAAACATCGCCTTCTGCAAGTCTGGATGGCCCTCGCCGGTGCGCTGGCCCTCTGGGGCACTACGTTTCCCCTCTGCGCCAACCAGTGGCTAACTGACTACCCGGCGGCCAAGGCCCTAGCACGTCAGCAGAACAAACTCGTGCTGATCAACTTCACAGGTTCCGATTGGTGCGGCTGGTGCATGAAGCTCAAGGAAGAGGTCTTCGATCAACCCGAGTTCCGGGCCTATGCGGCGCAAAATCTGGTGCTGCTCGAAGTTGACATCCCTAAGAAGAAGAGCCTGAGCGAGGCGCAGTTGAGCGCCAACCGAGCGCTGGTGGGGCGATACAACGCCCAAGGCAAACCTACCTTGGTCGTCCTCGGTCCCAACGGGGATGAAATCGGTCGGACCGGATACCGCCCCGGCGGCCCCAAGCCTTTGATCGCCGCGTTACAGCAGATGAGTGGAAAACCAGCCAGCGCGCCCAGCGGCCAACCACACCTCGCCACTGCGGAAAAGACCGCCCCGACGGCACCGGCACCGTCTGGAAAATCGCTTCTGCCTTGGGTGACCGGCAATGCTCGGGCCTCAAAGCCAGCGGAGGATGATCTCCGCCTCAAGAGCATCTCCGGCCCTCCCAAACGCCGCGTCGCTCTTATCAACAACGAGACGCTGGCGGCTGGAGATGATGTTCGTGTGGTAGTGGGAAACAAAACGGTTCGGGTGCATTGCATCGAGATTCGCGACACCTCGGTGATCATCCGCGTCGATTCCGAGGAACAGGACCGGGAACTCCGGCTGAGCAGGTAG
- a CDS encoding ABC transporter permease: MQTPDSSPAIQPQALPALHLTPNQRARRRFLRNFPAVVSLVFLSALLAVVLLWPALAPYAFDATSDLQFQPPSSKHWFGTDIHGRDLLTRVFYGARISLLVGLVGAAVAVVIGVSWGAVAGFKGGSVDSMAMRIVDILYSLPSIIFVIVMITTLEGLVRNRLQGWFGWGTEATGYCRLLFLFVGLGAISWLNMARIVRGQVLGLRHRTFVDASIALGASPLRILVRHILPNIYGVVIVYATLTVPAIILYESFLSYLGMGIQPPMASWGSLISDGASQLNPIRVYWWLIAFPAGMLVVALLALNFVGDGLRDAWDPKGRSD; the protein is encoded by the coding sequence ATGCAAACCCCGGATTCATCCCCAGCGATTCAGCCGCAGGCCCTGCCAGCGCTGCACCTGACTCCCAACCAACGGGCTCGCCGTCGTTTCCTTCGCAACTTCCCGGCGGTGGTGAGCTTGGTGTTTCTCTCGGCACTCCTGGCCGTAGTCCTTCTTTGGCCGGCTCTGGCACCTTACGCCTTCGATGCGACTTCTGATCTCCAGTTCCAGCCTCCCAGTTCCAAACACTGGTTTGGCACCGATATTCATGGACGAGACCTGCTCACCCGGGTGTTTTATGGGGCTCGGATCTCGCTGCTGGTGGGGCTGGTAGGGGCGGCGGTCGCAGTGGTGATTGGAGTGAGTTGGGGAGCCGTGGCAGGCTTCAAAGGGGGGAGCGTCGACAGCATGGCCATGAGGATCGTGGATATCCTCTACAGTCTGCCTTCCATCATTTTTGTCATCGTGATGATTACAACCCTTGAAGGCTTGGTGCGGAACCGTTTGCAAGGGTGGTTCGGGTGGGGCACGGAAGCGACCGGATACTGTCGGCTCCTCTTCCTGTTTGTTGGACTGGGGGCTATCTCCTGGTTGAACATGGCTCGCATCGTTCGTGGGCAGGTGCTGGGGCTTCGGCATCGCACGTTTGTGGACGCGAGCATCGCGCTGGGAGCGAGCCCGCTCCGAATCCTGGTGCGCCATATTTTACCCAACATCTATGGGGTGGTCATCGTTTATGCGACCTTGACAGTGCCGGCGATCATTCTCTACGAGAGTTTCTTGAGCTATTTGGGAATGGGCATTCAGCCCCCGATGGCCAGCTGGGGATCGCTGATATCGGACGGGGCCTCCCAGCTCAACCCGATCCGCGTCTATTGGTGGCTCATTGCTTTCCCAGCCGGGATGTTGGTGGTCGCGTTGCTGGCTTTGAATTTTGTGGGGGACGGGCTGCGTGACGCTTGGGATCCCAAGGGTCGTTCGGATTGA